The following proteins are encoded in a genomic region of Variovorax paradoxus:
- a CDS encoding tripartite tricarboxylate transporter substrate binding protein has product MTAAAWPAFRAFAQGYPERAVKLYQGFAPGGNADAIARAIGAEMGKALGQPLVVEAQAGAGGTIAAATVARAKPDGYTLLLATGGHAVAGALYNTLPYKTVGDFEAVSTITYFPFLIVVNASSKVQGLAEIIASAKTAPGTVAYGTAGIGSTHHLAGELLAKMAGVSLMHVPYRGDAAAVTALLGGEVPFIIAPPTAVMSNIQAGKLRAIATTGPQHWPGLPKVPAVAEQGVAGYDVRSWAGILAPAGTPRAIVERLNAETLRALQSPAVRQRLEDMGGEARGSTPEEMKTMVTRELERWTQVVADAKIPRQ; this is encoded by the coding sequence ATGACGGCGGCCGCGTGGCCCGCGTTTCGGGCCTTTGCGCAAGGCTACCCGGAGCGCGCGGTGAAGCTCTACCAAGGCTTCGCGCCGGGCGGCAATGCCGACGCGATTGCCCGCGCCATCGGCGCCGAGATGGGCAAGGCGCTCGGCCAGCCGCTGGTGGTCGAAGCGCAGGCCGGCGCGGGAGGAACCATTGCCGCCGCCACCGTGGCGCGCGCCAAGCCCGACGGCTATACGCTGCTGCTGGCCACCGGCGGGCATGCGGTGGCGGGTGCGCTGTACAACACGCTGCCGTACAAGACGGTGGGCGACTTCGAGGCGGTTTCGACCATCACCTACTTTCCGTTCCTGATCGTGGTCAACGCCAGTTCGAAGGTGCAGGGGCTGGCCGAAATCATCGCGTCAGCCAAGACCGCGCCGGGCACTGTTGCCTACGGCACCGCGGGCATCGGGTCGACGCACCATCTGGCCGGTGAACTGCTCGCGAAGATGGCGGGCGTCTCGCTGATGCACGTCCCCTACCGGGGCGATGCCGCCGCCGTCACCGCGCTGCTCGGGGGCGAGGTGCCCTTCATCATTGCGCCGCCGACGGCCGTGATGTCGAACATCCAGGCCGGCAAGCTGCGCGCCATTGCGACGACCGGCCCTCAGCACTGGCCGGGCCTGCCCAAAGTGCCTGCGGTTGCGGAGCAGGGCGTGGCGGGCTACGACGTGAGGTCCTGGGCCGGCATCCTGGCGCCGGCGGGTACGCCGCGCGCCATCGTCGAGCGGCTCAATGCCGAGACGCTGCGCGCGCTGCAATCGCCGGCCGTGCGCCAGCGGCTGGAAGACATGGGCGGCGAAGCGCGCGGCAGCACGCCCGAAGAAATGAAGACGATGGTCACCCGGGAACTCGAGAGGTGGACCCAGGTGGTCGCCGATGCCAAGATTCCCAGGCAATGA